The following proteins come from a genomic window of Bactrocera tryoni isolate S06 chromosome 1, CSIRO_BtryS06_freeze2, whole genome shotgun sequence:
- the LOC120766778 gene encoding carotenoid isomerooxygenase isoform X2 encodes MAEGVIKSFIRDFFAIRYNPKQHDPESVRIDGGGRCYPNCASDVWLRSCEQEIIEPIEGHTSGHIPTWLNGSLLRNGPGNWKVGEMMFQHLFDCSALVHRFAIKNGRVTYQNRFVETETLKKNRAAQRIVVTEFGTASVPDPCHSIFDRVSAIFRPDSGSDNSMISIYPFGDEYYTFAETPMMHRINPRTLATEGRICVTDFVGIVNHTSHPHVLPNGTVYNLGTAATKSGPVYNIICFPHGEQMFEDAYVVGSVSCRWKLHPGYMHTFGITEHFFVIVEQPLSVSLTEFVKASLSNQQLAACLKWFEDKPTLFHLLDRETGKLRYTFQSEAFFYLHIINQYEEDNHVVIDICCYKDPEMINCMYLESIMNMQSNPNYASHFRGRPLRFVLPLGVENADVVTFKDRPTNQRRVVKSFTMSGISTHLQPTKMKHSESNYENITNMALNKLQEEEMLEYNTFAGEADDAKTNVDSETMVNLVTLEYSTAQAYQLSNRSIMVRPELLCDWGCETPRINYEKFLAKKYRYFYAISSDVDAENPGTLVKVDVLTKAVQKWCEPNCYPSEPVFVPAPDASAEDDGVVLASMVWGGLNDNRVGLLVLCAKTWTELGRCDFHTNGPVPKCLHGWFAPGVV; translated from the exons ATGGCCGAAGGCGTTATAAAGTCCTTTATACGCGACTTCTTTGCG ATCAGATATAATCCAAAGCAACACGATCCCGAATCGGTACGCATCGATGGCGGTGGACGCTGTTATCCAAATTGTGCTTCAGATGTATGGTTGCGCTCGTGCGAACAGGAAATCATTGAGCCCATTGAAGGTCATACCAGCGGGCATATACCCACATGGTTGAATGGCAGCTTATTGCGCAATGGTCCCGGCAATTGGAAGGTGGGTGAAATGATGTTTCAACATTTGTTCGATTGTTCGGCTTTGGTGCATCGGTTCGCAATCAAAAATGGTCGCGTTACATATCAAAATCGTTTTGTGGAGACTGAAACATTGAAGAAAAATCGTGCAGCACAACGTATAGTAGTAACGGAATTTGGTACGGCATCGGTACCGGATCCTTGCCATTCGATATTCGATAG AGTCTCCGCAATATTTCGACCGGACAGCGGTTCTGATAACTCAATGATATCTATTTATCCGTTTGGCGATGAGTACTATACCTTTGCGGAGACGCCGATGATGCACAG AATTAATCCACGCACCTTAGCCACAGAAGGACGCATCTGTGTAACCGATTTTGTGGGTATCGTAAATCACACGTCACACCCGCACGTACTGCCCAATGGAACCGTATACAATCTCGGTACGGCCGCTACCAAATCAGGACCAGtctataatattatatgttttcCACACGGCGAGCAAATGTTCGAAGATGCCTACGTTGTGGGTTCAGTTTCTTGTCGTTGGAAACTACATCCTGGCTATATGCACACTTTCG GCATCACCGAGCATTTCTTCGTAATTGTTGAACAGCCACTCTCCGTTTCGCTGACGGAATTTGTTAAAGCCAGCTTATCTAATCAACAACTTGCCGCCTGTCTCAAATGGTTCGAGGACAAGCCTACACTTTTCCATCTGCTGGATCGCGAGACCGGTAAATTGCGTTACACTTTCCAATCAGAGGCGTTCTTCTATCTACACATAATCAATCAGTATGAGGAGGACAATCATGTGGTGATTGACATTTGCTGCTATAAGGATCCCGAAATGATCAACTGCATGTATTTGGAGTCCATTATGAATATGCAATCGAATCCGAATTACGCCTCACATTTTCGTGGACGTCCATTGCGTTTTGTGCTGCCACTAGGGGTGGAGAATGCGGACGTAGTGACGTTCAAAGATCGTCCAACCAATCAACGACGTGTGGTGAAATCCTTCACGATGTCTGGCATTAGTACGCATCTGCAACCGACGAAAATGAAGCATTCCGAGTCGAATTATGAGAATATAACGAATATGGCTCTTAATAAATTGCAAGAAGAAGAGATGCTCGAGTACAATACATTTGCGGGTGAAGCGGATGATGCGAAAACGAATGTGGACAGTGAAACAATGGTGAATTTGGTCACATTGGAATACAGCACGGCGCAAGCATACCAGCTGAGCAATCGCAGCATAATGGTGCGGCCCGAACTGTTATGCGATTGGGGCTGTGAGACACCGCGCATAAATTATGAGAAGTTTTTGG CCAAAAAGTATCGTTACTTCTATGCGATTAGTTCGGATGTAGATGCTGAGAACCCCGGCACA CTCGTCAAAGTTGATGTGCTCACAAAAGCAGTACAGAAATGGTGCGAACCGAACTGTTATCCTAGCGAACCAGTCTTTGTGCCCGCGCCAGATGCCAGCGCCGAAGATGATGGTGTGGTATTGGCCTCCATGGTTTGGGGCGGCTTAAATGATAATCGCGTTGGACTGCTGGTGTTATGTGCGAAAACCTGGACTGAGCTGGGCCGTTGCGATTTTCATACGAATGGACCGGTGCCGAAGTGCCTGCACGGCTGGTTTGCGCCCGGCGTTGTGTAA
- the LOC120766779 gene encoding adenosine deaminase 2 isoform X2, translated as MRKISWLWLIIGLSTLFVIECAEISYDTLRNKIIDAERSVAVGGNIWLTSAEDKANSILMNAKRAEMAEGVKTPEKFPPAMHFFQGKQYLRQSEVFRIIQKLPKGALLHGHNTGMVSSRWIITNLTTLYNLYTCRDVNGLLMFTYEQSKCHSEVQNVCLERINAEDRRLYERQLEKHINMYTVHPESMITDKRKIWQRFYNIFKSVENFYSYQPAFCNYHKRLLEELCEDNIFYAELRSPLTPLYGDNNRTMNALEVANELEAIVEGFKARHPDFVGLKVIYTKPNQGTVDEMAQHLITFKQLHDAKPNFIIGFDLVGQEDTGDPLHKFVNELTDMPPTANFFFHAGETNWFGKTDWNLMDALLLNTKRIGHGYALPKHPNIWSTVKKRNIAIEVSPISNQVMGLVWDLRNHPATFLIAENFPIVITADYPGIWNSKGLSYDFYYAFMALAPAEADLRFLKQLALNSIKYSILTSEERRKINRVFQKKWEEFIYNVINLRF; from the exons ATGCGAAAAATTTCGTGGTTATGGCTCATAATCGGTTTGTCCACACTCTTCGTTATCGAATGTGCAgaaatat CTTATGACACGCTACGTAACAAAATTATCGACGCCGAACGCTCGGTCGCAGTGGGCGGTAATATTTGGTTGACCTCGGCTGAGGATAAAGCAAACAGCATATTAATGAATGCCAAACGAGCCGAG ATGGCGGAAGGTGTCAAAACACCAGAGAAATTTCCACCCGCCATGCATTTCTTCCAAGGCAAACAGTATTTGCGACAGAGTGAGGTCTTTCGTATTATACAAAAACTGCCCAAGGGGGCGCTACTGCATGGTCACAATACGGGTATGGTCAGTTCACGCTGGATCATCACCAATTTGACCACGCTGTATAATTTGTATACCTGCCGAGATGTAAATGGTCTACTGATGTTCACCTATGAGCAGAGCAAATGTCACAGTGAAGTACAAAACGTGTGCTTAGAGCGCATTAATGCTGAGGATCGGCGACTCTACGAACGGCAACTGGAGAAACATATCAATATGTATACTGTACATCCGGAAT cCATGATTACCGATAAGCGCAAGATATGGCAACGcttctataatattttcaagagtgtggaaaatttttacagttatcAACCGGCCTTCTGTAATTATCACAAACGTTTGCTGGAAGAACTATGCGAggataatatattttatgctgAACTGAGGTCACCACTTACGCCG cTATATGGCGATAATAATCGCACAATGAATGCCCTGGAAGTAGCCAACGAATTGGAAGCTATCGTTGAGGGTTTCAAAGCACGTCACCCAGACTTTGTGGGACTCAAGGTGATCTATACGAAACCAAATCAAGGCACAGTGGATGAAATGGCACAGCATTTGATAACCTTTAAGCAATTGCA TGATGCCAAGCCGAATTTCATTATTGGCTTTGATTTGGTTGGACAAGAAGATACCGGTGATCCGCTGCATAAATTCGTCAATGAGTTGACCGACATGCCACCAACTGCCAACTTTTTCTTTCACGCTGGAGAAACTA ATTGGTTTGGAAAAACCGATTGGAATCTAATGGACGCTTTGCTGCTCAACACTAAACGTATCGGTCACGGTTATGCACTGCCGAAACATCCAAATATTTGGTCCACCGTCAAGAAACGTAACATTGCCATCGAAGTTAGTCCGATTTCTAATCAAGTAATGGGTCTGGTGTGGGATTTGCGCAATCATCCCGCTACATTTCTTATAGCCGAAAACTTTCCGATTGTCATAACTGCCGATTATCCAGGCATTTGGAATTCGAAGGGATTGAGTTACGATTTCTATTATGCCTTCATGGCGCTGGCGCCAGCTGAGGCAGATTTGCGGTTTCTCAAACAACTCGCTTTGAATTCGATAAA ATACTCCATTTTAACATCAGAGGAACGTCGTAAAATAAATCGAGTTTTCCAGAAGAAATGGGAAGAATTCATTTATAATGTGATTAACTTGAGATTCTAA
- the LOC120766779 gene encoding adenosine deaminase 2 isoform X1, giving the protein MRKISWLWLIIGLSTLFVIECAEICKKKTYDTLRNKIIDAERSVAVGGNIWLTSAEDKANSILMNAKRAEMAEGVKTPEKFPPAMHFFQGKQYLRQSEVFRIIQKLPKGALLHGHNTGMVSSRWIITNLTTLYNLYTCRDVNGLLMFTYEQSKCHSEVQNVCLERINAEDRRLYERQLEKHINMYTVHPESMITDKRKIWQRFYNIFKSVENFYSYQPAFCNYHKRLLEELCEDNIFYAELRSPLTPLYGDNNRTMNALEVANELEAIVEGFKARHPDFVGLKVIYTKPNQGTVDEMAQHLITFKQLHDAKPNFIIGFDLVGQEDTGDPLHKFVNELTDMPPTANFFFHAGETNWFGKTDWNLMDALLLNTKRIGHGYALPKHPNIWSTVKKRNIAIEVSPISNQVMGLVWDLRNHPATFLIAENFPIVITADYPGIWNSKGLSYDFYYAFMALAPAEADLRFLKQLALNSIKYSILTSEERRKINRVFQKKWEEFIYNVINLRF; this is encoded by the exons ATGCGAAAAATTTCGTGGTTATGGCTCATAATCGGTTTGTCCACACTCTTCGTTATCGAATGTGCAgaaatatgtaagaaaaaaa CTTATGACACGCTACGTAACAAAATTATCGACGCCGAACGCTCGGTCGCAGTGGGCGGTAATATTTGGTTGACCTCGGCTGAGGATAAAGCAAACAGCATATTAATGAATGCCAAACGAGCCGAG ATGGCGGAAGGTGTCAAAACACCAGAGAAATTTCCACCCGCCATGCATTTCTTCCAAGGCAAACAGTATTTGCGACAGAGTGAGGTCTTTCGTATTATACAAAAACTGCCCAAGGGGGCGCTACTGCATGGTCACAATACGGGTATGGTCAGTTCACGCTGGATCATCACCAATTTGACCACGCTGTATAATTTGTATACCTGCCGAGATGTAAATGGTCTACTGATGTTCACCTATGAGCAGAGCAAATGTCACAGTGAAGTACAAAACGTGTGCTTAGAGCGCATTAATGCTGAGGATCGGCGACTCTACGAACGGCAACTGGAGAAACATATCAATATGTATACTGTACATCCGGAAT cCATGATTACCGATAAGCGCAAGATATGGCAACGcttctataatattttcaagagtgtggaaaatttttacagttatcAACCGGCCTTCTGTAATTATCACAAACGTTTGCTGGAAGAACTATGCGAggataatatattttatgctgAACTGAGGTCACCACTTACGCCG cTATATGGCGATAATAATCGCACAATGAATGCCCTGGAAGTAGCCAACGAATTGGAAGCTATCGTTGAGGGTTTCAAAGCACGTCACCCAGACTTTGTGGGACTCAAGGTGATCTATACGAAACCAAATCAAGGCACAGTGGATGAAATGGCACAGCATTTGATAACCTTTAAGCAATTGCA TGATGCCAAGCCGAATTTCATTATTGGCTTTGATTTGGTTGGACAAGAAGATACCGGTGATCCGCTGCATAAATTCGTCAATGAGTTGACCGACATGCCACCAACTGCCAACTTTTTCTTTCACGCTGGAGAAACTA ATTGGTTTGGAAAAACCGATTGGAATCTAATGGACGCTTTGCTGCTCAACACTAAACGTATCGGTCACGGTTATGCACTGCCGAAACATCCAAATATTTGGTCCACCGTCAAGAAACGTAACATTGCCATCGAAGTTAGTCCGATTTCTAATCAAGTAATGGGTCTGGTGTGGGATTTGCGCAATCATCCCGCTACATTTCTTATAGCCGAAAACTTTCCGATTGTCATAACTGCCGATTATCCAGGCATTTGGAATTCGAAGGGATTGAGTTACGATTTCTATTATGCCTTCATGGCGCTGGCGCCAGCTGAGGCAGATTTGCGGTTTCTCAAACAACTCGCTTTGAATTCGATAAA ATACTCCATTTTAACATCAGAGGAACGTCGTAAAATAAATCGAGTTTTCCAGAAGAAATGGGAAGAATTCATTTATAATGTGATTAACTTGAGATTCTAA
- the LOC120766778 gene encoding carotenoid isomerooxygenase isoform X1 encodes MYLLAILCIVKYICLRIQEWFLPKIRYNPKQHDPESVRIDGGGRCYPNCASDVWLRSCEQEIIEPIEGHTSGHIPTWLNGSLLRNGPGNWKVGEMMFQHLFDCSALVHRFAIKNGRVTYQNRFVETETLKKNRAAQRIVVTEFGTASVPDPCHSIFDRVSAIFRPDSGSDNSMISIYPFGDEYYTFAETPMMHRINPRTLATEGRICVTDFVGIVNHTSHPHVLPNGTVYNLGTAATKSGPVYNIICFPHGEQMFEDAYVVGSVSCRWKLHPGYMHTFGITEHFFVIVEQPLSVSLTEFVKASLSNQQLAACLKWFEDKPTLFHLLDRETGKLRYTFQSEAFFYLHIINQYEEDNHVVIDICCYKDPEMINCMYLESIMNMQSNPNYASHFRGRPLRFVLPLGVENADVVTFKDRPTNQRRVVKSFTMSGISTHLQPTKMKHSESNYENITNMALNKLQEEEMLEYNTFAGEADDAKTNVDSETMVNLVTLEYSTAQAYQLSNRSIMVRPELLCDWGCETPRINYEKFLAKKYRYFYAISSDVDAENPGTLVKVDVLTKAVQKWCEPNCYPSEPVFVPAPDASAEDDGVVLASMVWGGLNDNRVGLLVLCAKTWTELGRCDFHTNGPVPKCLHGWFAPGVV; translated from the exons ATGTATTTGCTTGCTATCCTTTgtattgtgaaatatatttgtCTGCGCATACAAGAATGGTTTCTGCCAAAG ATCAGATATAATCCAAAGCAACACGATCCCGAATCGGTACGCATCGATGGCGGTGGACGCTGTTATCCAAATTGTGCTTCAGATGTATGGTTGCGCTCGTGCGAACAGGAAATCATTGAGCCCATTGAAGGTCATACCAGCGGGCATATACCCACATGGTTGAATGGCAGCTTATTGCGCAATGGTCCCGGCAATTGGAAGGTGGGTGAAATGATGTTTCAACATTTGTTCGATTGTTCGGCTTTGGTGCATCGGTTCGCAATCAAAAATGGTCGCGTTACATATCAAAATCGTTTTGTGGAGACTGAAACATTGAAGAAAAATCGTGCAGCACAACGTATAGTAGTAACGGAATTTGGTACGGCATCGGTACCGGATCCTTGCCATTCGATATTCGATAG AGTCTCCGCAATATTTCGACCGGACAGCGGTTCTGATAACTCAATGATATCTATTTATCCGTTTGGCGATGAGTACTATACCTTTGCGGAGACGCCGATGATGCACAG AATTAATCCACGCACCTTAGCCACAGAAGGACGCATCTGTGTAACCGATTTTGTGGGTATCGTAAATCACACGTCACACCCGCACGTACTGCCCAATGGAACCGTATACAATCTCGGTACGGCCGCTACCAAATCAGGACCAGtctataatattatatgttttcCACACGGCGAGCAAATGTTCGAAGATGCCTACGTTGTGGGTTCAGTTTCTTGTCGTTGGAAACTACATCCTGGCTATATGCACACTTTCG GCATCACCGAGCATTTCTTCGTAATTGTTGAACAGCCACTCTCCGTTTCGCTGACGGAATTTGTTAAAGCCAGCTTATCTAATCAACAACTTGCCGCCTGTCTCAAATGGTTCGAGGACAAGCCTACACTTTTCCATCTGCTGGATCGCGAGACCGGTAAATTGCGTTACACTTTCCAATCAGAGGCGTTCTTCTATCTACACATAATCAATCAGTATGAGGAGGACAATCATGTGGTGATTGACATTTGCTGCTATAAGGATCCCGAAATGATCAACTGCATGTATTTGGAGTCCATTATGAATATGCAATCGAATCCGAATTACGCCTCACATTTTCGTGGACGTCCATTGCGTTTTGTGCTGCCACTAGGGGTGGAGAATGCGGACGTAGTGACGTTCAAAGATCGTCCAACCAATCAACGACGTGTGGTGAAATCCTTCACGATGTCTGGCATTAGTACGCATCTGCAACCGACGAAAATGAAGCATTCCGAGTCGAATTATGAGAATATAACGAATATGGCTCTTAATAAATTGCAAGAAGAAGAGATGCTCGAGTACAATACATTTGCGGGTGAAGCGGATGATGCGAAAACGAATGTGGACAGTGAAACAATGGTGAATTTGGTCACATTGGAATACAGCACGGCGCAAGCATACCAGCTGAGCAATCGCAGCATAATGGTGCGGCCCGAACTGTTATGCGATTGGGGCTGTGAGACACCGCGCATAAATTATGAGAAGTTTTTGG CCAAAAAGTATCGTTACTTCTATGCGATTAGTTCGGATGTAGATGCTGAGAACCCCGGCACA CTCGTCAAAGTTGATGTGCTCACAAAAGCAGTACAGAAATGGTGCGAACCGAACTGTTATCCTAGCGAACCAGTCTTTGTGCCCGCGCCAGATGCCAGCGCCGAAGATGATGGTGTGGTATTGGCCTCCATGGTTTGGGGCGGCTTAAATGATAATCGCGTTGGACTGCTGGTGTTATGTGCGAAAACCTGGACTGAGCTGGGCCGTTGCGATTTTCATACGAATGGACCGGTGCCGAAGTGCCTGCACGGCTGGTTTGCGCCCGGCGTTGTGTAA